The following proteins are co-located in the Echinicola sp. 20G genome:
- the purH gene encoding bifunctional phosphoribosylaminoimidazolecarboxamide formyltransferase/IMP cyclohydrolase encodes MAVKKIQSALISVFYKDNLEPIIALLKEQGVKIYSTGGTQKFIEEQGAEVTAVEDLTGYPSIFGGRVKTLHPKVFGGILHRREDEGDLSQAQEFDIPEIDLVIVDLYPFEETVASGASEQDIIEKIDIGGISLIRAAAKNFKDVTIISSRDQYGELEERLKNNGGGTTIEDRKYFAAKAFQVSSHYDTHIFNYFNQAEEIPALKVSENNAKALRYGENPHQKAHFYGKLDDLFEQLNGKELSYNNLVDIDAAVALMAEFDGETAFAILKHNNACGVAKGASVKEAYLKAFAADTLSAFGGVLITNQTVDKAAAEEMHSLFFEVLIAPAFDEDALEVLKGKKNRILLLQKTKVGGTKQIKTLLNGIIEQDKDLFMETKEDFKVATKIAPTEEQKDALVFAAKVCKHTKSNTIVLSNQDQLFASGVGQTSRVDALKQAIEKAKSFGFELKGSVMASDAFFPFPDCVEIASKEGVAAVVQPGGSIKDQDSVDFCDQAGMAMVMTGVRHFKH; translated from the coding sequence ATGGCTGTTAAGAAAATTCAATCTGCCCTTATTTCAGTATTTTACAAAGACAATCTTGAACCAATCATTGCCCTTCTCAAAGAGCAAGGTGTAAAAATCTACTCTACAGGAGGAACCCAAAAGTTCATTGAGGAACAAGGCGCAGAAGTAACTGCTGTAGAAGACCTGACCGGCTATCCATCCATTTTCGGCGGAAGGGTAAAAACGCTTCACCCAAAAGTATTTGGAGGAATCCTTCACAGAAGAGAAGACGAAGGTGACCTTTCCCAAGCCCAGGAATTTGATATCCCTGAAATCGACTTGGTAATTGTGGATCTTTATCCGTTTGAAGAAACTGTAGCTTCAGGTGCTTCAGAGCAGGATATTATCGAAAAAATAGACATCGGTGGAATTTCTTTGATCAGGGCAGCAGCCAAGAACTTCAAAGACGTTACCATTATTTCTTCTCGTGACCAATATGGTGAACTAGAAGAAAGATTGAAAAACAATGGAGGTGGTACTACCATCGAAGACAGAAAATATTTTGCTGCCAAAGCATTCCAAGTGTCTTCCCATTACGACACACATATCTTCAATTACTTTAACCAAGCTGAAGAAATCCCAGCTTTGAAAGTAAGTGAAAACAATGCCAAGGCTTTGAGATATGGTGAGAACCCTCACCAAAAAGCCCATTTCTATGGCAAGTTGGATGACCTTTTTGAGCAATTGAACGGAAAAGAACTTTCTTATAACAACTTGGTGGACATCGATGCAGCAGTAGCATTGATGGCTGAATTTGATGGAGAAACTGCCTTTGCAATCCTTAAGCACAACAATGCCTGTGGAGTGGCCAAAGGAGCTTCTGTAAAAGAAGCTTACCTTAAAGCATTTGCAGCAGATACGCTTTCTGCGTTTGGTGGCGTTTTGATCACCAACCAAACAGTGGACAAAGCAGCTGCAGAAGAAATGCATAGCCTATTCTTCGAAGTGTTGATTGCCCCTGCATTTGATGAGGATGCTTTAGAGGTATTGAAAGGCAAGAAGAACAGAATTCTTCTACTTCAGAAAACCAAAGTAGGTGGTACCAAGCAAATCAAAACCTTGTTGAACGGTATCATTGAACAAGACAAGGATTTGTTCATGGAAACCAAGGAAGACTTCAAAGTAGCGACTAAAATAGCTCCAACTGAAGAACAAAAAGACGCCTTGGTATTTGCTGCCAAAGTTTGTAAGCACACGAAATCCAACACCATTGTATTAAGCAACCAAGACCAGCTATTTGCCAGTGGTGTGGGGCAAACCTCAAGGGTAGATGCATTAAAGCAAGCCATCGAAAAAGCCAAGTCATTTGGTTTTGAATTGAAAGGTTCTGTTATGGCTTCAGATGCTTTCTTCCCATTCCCTGACTGTGTGGAAATTGCTTCCAAAGAAGGCGTAGCGGCAGTGGTTCAGCCAGGCGGCTCGATCAAAGACCAAGACAGTGTTGATTTTTGTGACCAAGCCGGAATGGCCATGGTAATGACAGGAGTAAGACACTTCAAACATTAA
- the mreC gene encoding rod shape-determining protein MreC: MQRILLFLYSIRAFLLFITLETLAIWLVVSYNSPQGAVFFNSSNSFTGSFLNTKDSFTEYFTLGKTNEALAEKNAQLMARLANLRPTKDSVFIPLDSGMLNSYEFRSAKVINNSINLRTNHITLNKGANDGIKEGMGVFNEDGIIGRVKGVSSNYASVISLLHTDLLISSKIKSTDVFGSTQWDGKNSQKAKLKYVPRHVEVAKGDTVVTSGYNAVFPEGLLVGTIDEVSTGTETNYLDITIHLTANFSTLTYVYLVENNSMEVELDSLQQITESVNE, translated from the coding sequence ATGCAACGCATTTTATTATTCTTATATAGTATACGGGCCTTTTTGCTGTTCATTACCTTAGAAACCCTTGCCATTTGGCTGGTCGTTTCCTATAATTCTCCGCAAGGGGCCGTTTTCTTCAATAGTTCCAATAGTTTCACGGGAAGTTTCCTCAATACCAAGGACAGCTTCACGGAATACTTCACCTTGGGAAAAACCAATGAGGCATTGGCTGAGAAAAATGCTCAGCTGATGGCAAGATTGGCAAATCTGAGGCCTACCAAGGATAGTGTCTTTATTCCTTTGGACAGTGGAATGCTGAATAGCTATGAGTTCCGCTCTGCCAAGGTGATCAATAATTCCATCAATCTAAGGACCAACCACATTACCTTGAACAAGGGTGCCAATGATGGCATAAAAGAAGGAATGGGGGTTTTTAATGAAGATGGTATCATCGGACGGGTCAAAGGAGTGTCCAGCAACTATGCATCCGTTATTTCCTTGCTCCATACTGATTTATTGATTTCTTCTAAAATCAAATCAACCGATGTCTTTGGCTCGACCCAATGGGACGGAAAAAACTCGCAAAAAGCAAAACTCAAGTATGTCCCCAGGCACGTGGAAGTAGCCAAAGGTGATACTGTAGTCACTTCAGGTTATAATGCTGTTTTTCCTGAAGGTTTACTGGTAGGAACTATAGATGAAGTAAGTACTGGAACAGAGACCAATTACCTGGACATCACAATTCACCTAACAGCTAACTTCAGCACCTTAACCTATGTATACTTGGTAGAAAACAATAGCATGGAGGTAGAATTGGATTCACTTCAACAAATCACAGAAAGCGTCAATGAATAG
- a CDS encoding transposase — MAFTYKIRDQYGIYFVTFTVNQWVDVFSRPIYAELLLESIKHCQKHKGLLVYAYVILTNHCHLIIGSKKEPLSDIIRDLKKYTAKSIIKAIEENPHESRKNWLLWLLKKDDGI, encoded by the coding sequence ATGGCTTTTACGTATAAAATCAGGGATCAATATGGAATTTATTTTGTGACATTTACGGTAAACCAATGGGTAGATGTTTTCTCTCGTCCAATTTATGCTGAGCTCCTTCTTGAGAGCATTAAACACTGCCAAAAGCATAAAGGATTATTGGTTTATGCCTATGTCATCTTGACCAATCATTGCCACTTAATAATCGGAAGTAAAAAGGAACCATTAAGTGATATTATTCGGGATTTGAAAAAATACACGGCAAAAAGTATTATCAAAGCCATTGAAGAAAATCCTCATGAAAGCAGGAAAAACTGGTTATTATGGCTATTGAAAAAGGACGATGGTATCTGA
- a CDS encoding rod shape-determining protein MreD, producing MNSKNIISSVGAIVLYFLIQILVLKNLVLFGMAFCFLYILYLLLLPIEIKTIPLMLIAFVLGFSIDIFYDSMGLHTASAVVLAFLRKPWLQVITPTGGYDSNTPPSLLNMGIGWFLMYSLPLILIHHLTFFFIDNIATSLYIPMIYRTLSSTAFTFIIGVIVQVLFYKKRRGI from the coding sequence ATGAATAGTAAAAATATAATTTCTTCTGTTGGAGCTATTGTCCTTTATTTTTTGATCCAGATTCTGGTGCTCAAAAACCTCGTGCTTTTTGGCATGGCTTTTTGTTTTCTCTATATCCTCTATTTGCTCTTATTGCCTATAGAAATCAAAACCATCCCTTTAATGCTGATTGCCTTTGTCCTTGGCTTTTCAATCGACATATTCTATGACAGCATGGGCCTACATACTGCCAGTGCTGTAGTGTTGGCTTTTCTTAGAAAACCATGGCTTCAGGTGATCACCCCTACAGGTGGCTATGACTCCAACACGCCTCCTTCTCTGCTTAATATGGGCATAGGTTGGTTCTTGATGTACAGCTTGCCATTGATACTCATTCATCACCTTACCTTCTTCTTCATTGACAATATTGCTACATCCTTGTATATTCCGATGATATACAGGACACTTAGTAGTACTGCTTTTACGTTTATCATTGGTGTGATCGTTCAGGTGTTGTTTTATAAGAAAAGGAGAGGAATTTAA
- the purN gene encoding phosphoribosylglycinamide formyltransferase, whose protein sequence is MKKIAIIASGNGSNAEEIINHFDGSSKAKVLTIASNKKDAYVLERAKNHEIPFFSFTRSEMEEGILEKSFLELGIDLIVLAGFLLKIPDGLIKKFPNRIINIHPALLPKFGGKGMYGMRVHEAVKEKGEKETGITIHYVNEKYDDGRVIFQESVTVLDTDTPEDIANKVHALEYKYFPKVIESLL, encoded by the coding sequence TTGAAAAAAATCGCCATAATTGCCTCGGGAAATGGAAGCAATGCTGAGGAAATCATCAATCACTTTGATGGTTCCTCCAAAGCCAAAGTGCTGACCATCGCCTCCAATAAAAAAGACGCCTATGTATTGGAAAGGGCCAAGAACCACGAAATACCTTTCTTTTCTTTTACCAGATCTGAAATGGAAGAAGGAATTTTAGAAAAATCCTTCCTAGAGCTAGGTATTGATTTAATTGTCTTAGCGGGTTTTCTCCTAAAAATCCCAGATGGGCTTATCAAAAAATTCCCCAACCGCATTATTAATATCCATCCCGCTTTACTACCGAAATTTGGAGGAAAAGGCATGTATGGCATGCGCGTTCATGAAGCCGTTAAGGAAAAGGGCGAGAAGGAAACCGGCATCACCATCCATTATGTCAATGAAAAATATGACGATGGCAGGGTGATCTTTCAGGAAAGTGTAACGGTATTGGACACGGATACTCCAGAAGACATTGCCAATAAGGTTCACGCCTTGGAGTACAAATATTTCCCAAAAGTTATTGAAAGTCTGCTTTAA
- a CDS encoding rod shape-determining protein, producing MGLFDFFSSDIAIDLGTANTLIIHKEKIVVDEPSIIAIDKTSNRILAVGREAMNMHEKTHENIKTIRPLKDGVIADFYAAEQMIRGLIKMIPGHKKGMFPQSHRMVICIPSGITEVEKRAVRDSAEHAGAKEVYMVYEPIAAAIGIGIDIEKPMGSMIVDIGGGTTEIALIALSGIVADQSIRVAGDTFTKDILDYMRRQHNLLIGERSAEKVKIAIGSALTELDDAPEDYEIRGRDLMTGIPKVIKVSYSEIAFALDKSVSKIEEAVLKALEIAPPELSADIYDNGIHLTGGGALLKGLDKRLHQKTKLPIHIAEDPLRAVVRGTGTALKNINSFRTVLMT from the coding sequence ATGGGATTATTCGACTTTTTCTCAAGTGATATAGCTATAGATTTAGGTACTGCCAATACTCTTATTATACATAAAGAAAAGATCGTAGTGGACGAACCCTCGATCATTGCGATAGATAAAACAAGCAACAGGATTCTGGCTGTAGGCCGTGAAGCGATGAACATGCATGAAAAAACGCATGAAAACATCAAAACGATCCGCCCATTGAAAGATGGAGTAATTGCGGATTTCTACGCCGCAGAGCAAATGATCAGGGGTTTGATCAAGATGATTCCTGGGCATAAAAAGGGCATGTTCCCACAATCTCACCGCATGGTGATCTGTATCCCATCCGGCATTACGGAAGTGGAAAAAAGAGCGGTAAGGGATTCAGCCGAACATGCTGGTGCCAAAGAAGTCTATATGGTCTATGAGCCGATTGCTGCTGCAATTGGTATTGGAATCGACATTGAAAAGCCAATGGGATCCATGATCGTAGATATCGGAGGAGGTACCACAGAGATTGCCTTGATTGCCCTTTCAGGCATTGTAGCCGACCAATCTATCCGTGTAGCAGGTGACACCTTCACTAAGGATATTCTGGATTACATGAGGAGACAGCACAACCTCTTGATCGGTGAACGGTCTGCCGAGAAAGTGAAGATTGCCATTGGATCAGCCTTGACTGAACTGGATGATGCTCCTGAAGACTATGAAATCAGAGGTAGGGACTTAATGACAGGTATTCCAAAAGTCATCAAAGTTTCTTATTCTGAAATTGCTTTTGCCTTGGACAAGTCTGTTTCCAAGATCGAAGAGGCTGTACTTAAGGCCCTTGAAATTGCTCCTCCGGAACTTTCCGCTGATATTTATGACAATGGTATCCACTTGACAGGTGGTGGCGCATTGTTGAAGGGGCTCGACAAACGTCTTCACCAAAAAACAAAACTTCCTATTCACATTGCAGAAGATCCTTTAAGGGCAGTAGTGAGAGGAACAGGTACCGCCCTGAAAAATATAAATAGTTTCAGAACCGTGCTGATGACCTGA